The Croceicoccus marinus genome contains a region encoding:
- a CDS encoding alpha/beta fold hydrolase gives MKPPHHIRIGTPGAPKVAFGHGWDRSHRDFIPVAEALAPLVDAYLFDLPGFGKSERPDDAWGTVEYADYMARHMVDQLGFDLCTWVGHSLGGRIGLRLGRRSGGLIERLVIVAGAGIPRQTSKWEQLKRKRSSAKFQRLKANAKDEAELIELERKFGSVDYVHSRETGMRDIFTATVTEDQSADLARIMMPTTLIYGAEDRDTPPEIGRKIASLVPNASYVEVPFCDHISILDRGRHQIALAIKEGLPKGAPTAADLAEAKP, from the coding sequence ATGAAGCCTCCCCATCATATCCGGATCGGCACGCCCGGCGCACCGAAAGTGGCATTTGGCCACGGCTGGGACCGGTCGCATCGCGATTTCATCCCCGTTGCCGAAGCGCTTGCGCCGCTTGTCGATGCCTACCTGTTCGATCTGCCCGGTTTCGGCAAGAGCGAGCGGCCCGATGATGCATGGGGAACGGTGGAATACGCCGATTACATGGCGCGCCACATGGTCGACCAGCTGGGATTCGACCTGTGCACCTGGGTCGGCCACAGCCTTGGCGGGCGCATCGGCCTGCGCCTCGGCCGCCGGTCGGGCGGATTGATCGAGCGGCTGGTGATCGTCGCCGGCGCCGGGATTCCGCGGCAGACCAGCAAGTGGGAACAGCTGAAGCGCAAGCGCAGCTCCGCGAAGTTCCAGCGGCTGAAGGCGAATGCGAAGGACGAGGCAGAACTGATCGAGCTTGAAAGGAAATTCGGCAGCGTGGATTACGTCCACAGCCGCGAAACCGGCATGCGCGACATCTTCACCGCCACCGTGACCGAGGACCAGAGCGCGGACCTAGCCCGCATCATGATGCCGACCACGCTGATCTATGGCGCAGAGGACAGGGACACCCCGCCCGAGATCGGGCGCAAGATCGCCTCGCTGGTGCCGAACGCCAGCTATGTCGAAGTGCCTTTCTGCGACCATATCTCGATCCTGGACCGTGGGCGCCACCAGATCGCGCTCGCCATCAAGGAAGGGCTGCCCAAGGGCGCGCCCACCGCTGCCGATCTTGCGGAGGCGAAGCCATGA